A section of the Candidatus Aegiribacteria sp. genome encodes:
- a CDS encoding SDR family NAD(P)-dependent oxidoreductase encodes MMEDSKAVVITGTSSGIGKACALHLDKLGFKVYAGVRKQADGDNLKEEASDRLSPIIL; translated from the coding sequence ATGATGGAAGATAGCAAAGCGGTAGTAATTACAGGAACATCATCCGGAATTGGCAAAGCCTGCGCCCTTCATCTGGATAAATTAGGATTTAAAGTTTATGCCGGAGTACGTAAACAAGCGGATGGCGATAATTTGAAAGAAGAAGCATCTGACAGACTTAGTCCAATAATTCTTG